The Blautia pseudococcoides genome segment TGATCATATCCGATCTCAAAAGCCAGGACTCCTCCCGGCATCAGATATTCCCCTGCCTCACGGGAAATCCTTCTGTAAAAATACAAGCCATCCTCTGTCCCGTCAAGGGCCATTCTCGGCTCATGGTCCTTCACTTCCTCCGTCAGGCTGTCTATAACATGACTCTCTATATAAGGCGGATTGGACACGATAATATCATACATCCCACTGATTTCTGAAAACAGATCGCTTATTTTCCATACAGCCGGAATATCCAGTTCCCTGCTGTTTCTCCCTGCCACGGCAAGGGCTTCTTCGGACAGATCCGCCCCCGTCCCTTCCGCCTCTTTCAGAACGGACAAAAGAGCCAGCAAAATGCAGCCGCTGCCTGTGCACATATCCAGAATCCTGAATCTGCCGTCTGCCTGCATCTTCCCGGCTTCGAGGAGCACCTCCTCAACCAGAACCTCCGTATCCTGCCGTGGGATCAGCACATGTCTGTCCACATAAAATTTCAGTCCGTAAAACCAGGCCTCGTGAGTGATATGCTGGAGAGGGATATGCTGTGCCCTTCTCTGTATCATCTCCCTGTACCTCGCGGCCTGGTCTTTCGGCATTTCTTCCGTCTCCCTCAGAAAATAGGAAGCCCGGGTCATACCTGTCACATATTCCATCAAAAGCCATGCATCCGTCCTGCTGTCCGCAATCCCTGCCTTCTCCAGTGTCTTTTGTCCTTCCAGATGGACTTCCCTATGCGTCTGCATAACAGCTCTCTCCTGTTTCACATCTGTGTGAGGCGGCCATCCGGCTATTTTCCGCCTGTTCTATTTCCTCACGGG includes the following:
- the prmC gene encoding peptide chain release factor N(5)-glutamine methyltransferase — protein: MQTHREVHLEGQKTLEKAGIADSRTDAWLLMEYVTGMTRASYFLRETEEMPKDQAARYREMIQRRAQHIPLQHITHEAWFYGLKFYVDRHVLIPRQDTEVLVEEVLLEAGKMQADGRFRILDMCTGSGCILLALLSVLKEAEGTGADLSEEALAVAGRNSRELDIPAVWKISDLFSEISGMYDIIVSNPPYIESHVIDSLTEEVKDHEPRMALDGTEDGLYFYRRISREAGEYLMPGGVLAFEIGYDQGGPVRLMLENAGYEETRVVKDLAGLDRVVLGRKKQEEHHV